The following coding sequences lie in one Apium graveolens cultivar Ventura chromosome 3, ASM990537v1, whole genome shotgun sequence genomic window:
- the LOC141712059 gene encoding uncharacterized protein LOC141712059 isoform X3 yields MVGDLSSSNNEVQGRKATSSTGRERRRKWLKRRERWIVILGVILHAIYMLSIFDIYFKTPIVHGMDLVTPSFSAPAKRLVLLVADGLRADKFYEPDNEGKYRAPFLRNVIKHRGRWGVSHARPPTESRPGHVSIIAGFYEDPSAVTKGWKANPVEFDSVFNRSQHTISYGSPDIVPIFCGALSHSTWNTYPHEFEDFATDASFLDEWSFDQFQSLVNRSNEDPKLKELLRQDNVVIFLHLLGCDSNGHAHRPFSPIYLNNVKVVDHIAERVYDLLEDYFKDNRTAYIFTADHGMSDKGSHGDGHRSNTDTPLVAWGAGVKHPMPTFGHDHNDYGTFVDDHVHDMPTPKEWGLGNIERVDVNQADIAPLMSALLGLPCPANSVGSLPLGYINLNKAEEVEAVLANAKQILNQFLRKSQLKQESSLSFKPFKPLAHYSLDLEQINSGISDGDYESAMKLAVNLRRLALEGLDYFQTYDWLMLMTVVTLGYIGWMFYLILHVLQSYTTLPGYILKMEQAVSRRNSSLKANLCGSFFMAIVVIILFLEHSPPLYHAYSAMTVFLWTQIFSEYQFLNALWRVGSGAMIITVGGAARYLDRRVRDNKYWSNLLNCDRKTKFPFLFELQSLLIGLSSVMVLLSTSHRTKNRELLALHQLINWLTAGFSMALPLFSATGLLSRLTSIFLGFAPAFLLLSIGYEAVFYGALALALMAWILFENALLHYSKTSASQTSIRGVEDNFQLENENRSLQLSDMRIPLVFVVLFNVAFFGTGNFASIASFEISSVYRFITIFSPFLMAALLIFKLLIPFLLVICAFSAITKLVRVPRVGCYFLVILCSDVMTIHFFYLVRNKGSWMEIGNSISHFGIVSAQVVFVLLLFALTNIYTKDIQTRSGKQFSRKDI; encoded by the exons ATGGTGGGAGATTTAAGTAGCAGCAATAACGAAGTTCAAGGCAGAAAAGCAACATCATCAACAGGTAGAGAGAGAAGGAGAAAATGGCTTAAAAGAAGAGAGAGATGGATCGTAATTCTTGGCGTAATACTCCACGCTATATACATGCTCAGCATTTTCGATATTTACTTCAAGACTCCTATTGTTCATGGCATGGATCTTGTTACCCCTTCTTTTTCAGCCCCTGCAAAGCGTCTTGTGCTTTTAGTTG CTGATGGGCTGCGGGCGGATAAGTTTTATGAGCCGGATAATGAAGGGAAGTATAGGGCGCCGTTTTTGAGGAACGTGATTAAGCATCGAGGCCGGTGGGGAGTTTCTCATGCTCGTCCTCCGACTGAGTCGAGGCCTGGCCATGTTTCTATTATTGCCGGTTTTTATGAGGATCCCAGCGCTGTTACGAAAG GATGGAAAGCAAATCCTGTTGAATTTGATTCTGTATTTAATCGAAGTCAGCACACGATTTCTTATGGTAGTCCTGATATTGTTCCGATATTCTGTGGAGCATTGTCACATAGTACCTGGAATACATATCCCCATGAATTTGaagattttgcaactg ATGCGTCTTTTTTGGATGAGTGGTCATTTGATCAATTCCAGAGCCTCGTAAACAGGTCTAATGAGGACCCAAAGTTGAAGGAGCTACTTAGACAAGATAATGTTGTTATATTTCTGCACTTGCTTGGTTGTGATTCAAATGGTCATGCACATCGCCCCTTTTCACCCATTTATCTCAACAACGTTAAGGTTGTTGACCATATCGCTGAAAGAGTTTATGATCTTCTTGAAGATTATTTCAAGGACAATCGAACAGCTTATATATTTACAGCTGATCATGGAATGAGTGACAAAG GAAGTCACGGAGATGGACATCGTTCTAACACTGATACTCCTCTTGTTGCTTGGGGAGCAGGTGTGAAACATCCCATGCCGACATTCGGCCATGATCATAATGATTATGGTACTTTTGTCGATGACCATGTGCATGATATGCCAACACCTAAAGAGTGGGGCCTAGGCAACATAGAAAGAGTGGATGTTAATCAAGCTGATATTGCACCACTAATG TCAGCTCTTCTTGGTTTACCCTGTCCAGCCAATTCAGTAGGAAGTTTGCCACTTGGTTACATCAATTTAAATAAG GCAGAAGAAGTTGAAGCTGTGCTAGCCAATGCAAAACAAATTCTTAACCAATTCCTTCGCAAATCTC AACTAAAGCAGGAAAGTTCATTAAGTTTCAAGCCTTTCAAACCACTGGCTCACTATTCGTTAGATTTGGAACAAATCAATTCTGGAATATCTGATGGAGACTATGAATCAGCAATGAAGCTAGCTGTAAACCTTAGAAGGTTGGCACTGGAGGGACTTGACTATTTTCAAACGTATGATTGGTTGATGCTGATGACTGTGGTCACTCTTGGCTACATTGGTTGGATGTTTTATCTTATCCTTCATGTATTGCAATCTTATACTACTTTGCCTGGATATATACTTAAAATGGAGCAAGCAGTTTCCCGCAGAAACAGTAGTTTAAAG GCAAACTTATGCGGAAGTTTTTTCATGGCAATAGTTGTTATCATACTATTTCTGGAACACTCTCCTCCTCTTTACCATGCATATTCTGCAATGACAGTATTTCTCTGGACACAAATATTTAGTGAATATCAGTTTCTAAATGCTTTATGGAG AGTTGGTAGTGGAGCTATGATAATTACAGTAGGAGGAGCTGCAAGGTACCTGGATCGGCGTGTTAGAGATAATAAGTACTGGTCCAATCTCCTTAATTGTGACAGAAAAACTAAATTCCCCTTTCTCTTTGAGTTGCAG TCTCTTTTGATAGGTTTGTCATCAGTAATGGTGTTGTTATCAACTTCTCATAGAACAAAAAACCGGGAACTGCTTGCTTTGCATCAACTGATAAACTGGTTAACAGCTG GTTTCTCAATGGCTCTTCCACTATTTTCGGCAACTGGTCTCTTGTCAAGACTTACTTCCATATTTCTTGGCTTTGCACCTGCTTTTCTTCTCCTCTCAATTGG ATATGAAGCAGTGTTCTATGGTGCTCTTGCTCTTGCACTTATGGCATGGATACTTTTTGAAAATGCACTTCTACATTATAGTAAAACAAGTGCATCTCAAACTTCAATCAGAGGCGTGGAAGATAATTTTCAgttagaaaatgaaaatagaagtcTGCAGCTGTCTGATATGAGAATACCATTAGTCTTT GTTGTCTTGTTTAATGTGGCATTCTTTGGAACCGGTAACTTCGCAAGTATTGCGAGTTTTGAGATTTCGTCTGTGTATCGGTTCATCACAATTTTCAGT CCTTTTCTTATGGCAGCCCTGCTTATCTTCAAATTGCTAATCCCATTCCTGCTTGTTAT ATGTGCATTCAGTGCAATTACCAAATTAGTACGAGTTCCACGCGTAGGATGCTACTTTCTTGTTATTTTGTGTTCAGATGTAATGACAATCCACTTCTTCTATCTC GTTCGAAATAAGGGGAGCTGGATGGAGATTGGTAATAGCATTAGCCATTTCGGAATTGTGAGTGCTCAGGTTGTGTTTGTCTTGCTGCTTTTTGCTCTGACAAATATATATACGAAGGACATACAAACTCGATCAGGAAAGCAATTTTCTCGGAAAGATATATGA
- the LOC141712059 gene encoding uncharacterized protein LOC141712059 isoform X2, with product MVGDLSSSNNEVQGRKATSSTGRERRRKWLKRRERWIVILGVILHAIYMLSIFDIYFKTPIVHGMDLVTPSFSAPAKRLVLLVADGLRADKFYEPDNEGKYRAPFLRNVIKHRGRWGVSHARPPTESRPGHVSIIAGFYEDPSAVTKGWKANPVEFDSVFNRSQHTISYGSPDIVPIFCGALSHSTWNTYPHEFEDFATDASFLDEWSFDQFQSLVNRSNEDPKLKELLRQDNVVIFLHLLGCDSNGHAHRPFSPIYLNNVKVVDHIAERVYDLLEDYFKDNRTAYIFTADHGMSDKGSHGDGHRSNTDTPLVAWGAGVKHPMPTFGHDHNDYGTFVDDHVHDMPTPKEWGLGNIERVDVNQADIAPLMSALLGLPCPANSVGSLPLGYINLNKAEEVEAVLANAKQILNQFLRKSQLKQESSLSFKPFKPLAHYSLDLEQINSGISDGDYESAMKLAVNLRRLALEGLDYFQTYDWLMLMTVVTLGYIGWMFYLILHVLQSYTTLPGYILKMEQAVSRRNSSLKANLCGSFFMAIVVIILFLEHSPPLYHAYSAMTVFLWTQIFSEYQFLNALWRLIARKSGTLLFMWLSCWFLSVFTLMPAEIPDNTLLVVGSGAMIITVGGAARYLDRRVRDNKYWSNLLNCDRKTKFPFLFELQSLLIGLSSVMVLLSTSHRTKNRELLALHQLINWLTAGFSMALPLFSATGLLSRLTSIFLGFAPAFLLLSIGYEAVFYGALALALMAWILFENALLHYSKTSASQTSIRGVEDNFQLENENRSLQLSDMRIPLVFVVLFNVAFFGTGNFASIASFEISSVYRFITIFSPFLMAALLIFKLLIPFLLVICAFSAITKLVRVPRVGCYFLVILCSDVMTIHFFYLVRNKGSWMEIGNSISHFGIVSAQVVFVLLLFALTNIYTKDIQTRSGKQFSRKDI from the exons ATGGTGGGAGATTTAAGTAGCAGCAATAACGAAGTTCAAGGCAGAAAAGCAACATCATCAACAGGTAGAGAGAGAAGGAGAAAATGGCTTAAAAGAAGAGAGAGATGGATCGTAATTCTTGGCGTAATACTCCACGCTATATACATGCTCAGCATTTTCGATATTTACTTCAAGACTCCTATTGTTCATGGCATGGATCTTGTTACCCCTTCTTTTTCAGCCCCTGCAAAGCGTCTTGTGCTTTTAGTTG CTGATGGGCTGCGGGCGGATAAGTTTTATGAGCCGGATAATGAAGGGAAGTATAGGGCGCCGTTTTTGAGGAACGTGATTAAGCATCGAGGCCGGTGGGGAGTTTCTCATGCTCGTCCTCCGACTGAGTCGAGGCCTGGCCATGTTTCTATTATTGCCGGTTTTTATGAGGATCCCAGCGCTGTTACGAAAG GATGGAAAGCAAATCCTGTTGAATTTGATTCTGTATTTAATCGAAGTCAGCACACGATTTCTTATGGTAGTCCTGATATTGTTCCGATATTCTGTGGAGCATTGTCACATAGTACCTGGAATACATATCCCCATGAATTTGaagattttgcaactg ATGCGTCTTTTTTGGATGAGTGGTCATTTGATCAATTCCAGAGCCTCGTAAACAGGTCTAATGAGGACCCAAAGTTGAAGGAGCTACTTAGACAAGATAATGTTGTTATATTTCTGCACTTGCTTGGTTGTGATTCAAATGGTCATGCACATCGCCCCTTTTCACCCATTTATCTCAACAACGTTAAGGTTGTTGACCATATCGCTGAAAGAGTTTATGATCTTCTTGAAGATTATTTCAAGGACAATCGAACAGCTTATATATTTACAGCTGATCATGGAATGAGTGACAAAG GAAGTCACGGAGATGGACATCGTTCTAACACTGATACTCCTCTTGTTGCTTGGGGAGCAGGTGTGAAACATCCCATGCCGACATTCGGCCATGATCATAATGATTATGGTACTTTTGTCGATGACCATGTGCATGATATGCCAACACCTAAAGAGTGGGGCCTAGGCAACATAGAAAGAGTGGATGTTAATCAAGCTGATATTGCACCACTAATG TCAGCTCTTCTTGGTTTACCCTGTCCAGCCAATTCAGTAGGAAGTTTGCCACTTGGTTACATCAATTTAAATAAG GCAGAAGAAGTTGAAGCTGTGCTAGCCAATGCAAAACAAATTCTTAACCAATTCCTTCGCAAATCTC AACTAAAGCAGGAAAGTTCATTAAGTTTCAAGCCTTTCAAACCACTGGCTCACTATTCGTTAGATTTGGAACAAATCAATTCTGGAATATCTGATGGAGACTATGAATCAGCAATGAAGCTAGCTGTAAACCTTAGAAGGTTGGCACTGGAGGGACTTGACTATTTTCAAACGTATGATTGGTTGATGCTGATGACTGTGGTCACTCTTGGCTACATTGGTTGGATGTTTTATCTTATCCTTCATGTATTGCAATCTTATACTACTTTGCCTGGATATATACTTAAAATGGAGCAAGCAGTTTCCCGCAGAAACAGTAGTTTAAAG GCAAACTTATGCGGAAGTTTTTTCATGGCAATAGTTGTTATCATACTATTTCTGGAACACTCTCCTCCTCTTTACCATGCATATTCTGCAATGACAGTATTTCTCTGGACACAAATATTTAGTGAATATCAGTTTCTAAATGCTTTATGGAG ATTGATTGCACGGAAATCTGGAACACTACTATTTATGTGGCTGTCATGTTGGTTTTTATCCGTTTTTACTTTAATGCCCGCAGAAATACCTGACAACACCCTACTAGT AGTTGGTAGTGGAGCTATGATAATTACAGTAGGAGGAGCTGCAAGGTACCTGGATCGGCGTGTTAGAGATAATAAGTACTGGTCCAATCTCCTTAATTGTGACAGAAAAACTAAATTCCCCTTTCTCTTTGAGTTGCAG TCTCTTTTGATAGGTTTGTCATCAGTAATGGTGTTGTTATCAACTTCTCATAGAACAAAAAACCGGGAACTGCTTGCTTTGCATCAACTGATAAACTGGTTAACAGCTG GTTTCTCAATGGCTCTTCCACTATTTTCGGCAACTGGTCTCTTGTCAAGACTTACTTCCATATTTCTTGGCTTTGCACCTGCTTTTCTTCTCCTCTCAATTGG ATATGAAGCAGTGTTCTATGGTGCTCTTGCTCTTGCACTTATGGCATGGATACTTTTTGAAAATGCACTTCTACATTATAGTAAAACAAGTGCATCTCAAACTTCAATCAGAGGCGTGGAAGATAATTTTCAgttagaaaatgaaaatagaagtcTGCAGCTGTCTGATATGAGAATACCATTAGTCTTT GTTGTCTTGTTTAATGTGGCATTCTTTGGAACCGGTAACTTCGCAAGTATTGCGAGTTTTGAGATTTCGTCTGTGTATCGGTTCATCACAATTTTCAGT CCTTTTCTTATGGCAGCCCTGCTTATCTTCAAATTGCTAATCCCATTCCTGCTTGTTAT ATGTGCATTCAGTGCAATTACCAAATTAGTACGAGTTCCACGCGTAGGATGCTACTTTCTTGTTATTTTGTGTTCAGATGTAATGACAATCCACTTCTTCTATCTC GTTCGAAATAAGGGGAGCTGGATGGAGATTGGTAATAGCATTAGCCATTTCGGAATTGTGAGTGCTCAGGTTGTGTTTGTCTTGCTGCTTTTTGCTCTGACAAATATATATACGAAGGACATACAAACTCGATCAGGAAAGCAATTTTCTCGGAAAGATATATGA
- the LOC141712059 gene encoding uncharacterized protein LOC141712059 isoform X1 yields the protein MVGDLSSSNNEVQGRKATSSTGRERRRKWLKRRERWIVILGVILHAIYMLSIFDIYFKTPIVHGMDLVTPSFSAPAKRLVLLVADGLRADKFYEPDNEGKYRAPFLRNVIKHRGRWGVSHARPPTESRPGHVSIIAGFYEDPSAVTKGWKANPVEFDSVFNRSQHTISYGSPDIVPIFCGALSHSTWNTYPHEFEDFATDASFLDEWSFDQFQSLVNRSNEDPKLKELLRQDNVVIFLHLLGCDSNGHAHRPFSPIYLNNVKVVDHIAERVYDLLEDYFKDNRTAYIFTADHGMSDKGSHGDGHRSNTDTPLVAWGAGVKHPMPTFGHDHNDYGTFVDDHVHDMPTPKEWGLGNIERVDVNQADIAPLMSALLGLPCPANSVGSLPLGYINLNKAEEVEAVLANAKQILNQFLRKSQLKQESSLSFKPFKPLAHYSLDLEQINSGISDGDYESAMKLAVNLRRLALEGLDYFQTYDWLMLMTVVTLGYIGWMFYLILHVLQSYTTLPGYILKMEQAVSRRNSSLKANLCGSFFMAIVVIILFLEHSPPLYHAYSAMTVFLWTQIFSEYQFLNALWRYLRGREHYHTIKLVATCLVSVFILEVLVKSFTERKLYTWCFLIVGLIAPVYLSRLIARKSGTLLFMWLSCWFLSVFTLMPAEIPDNTLLVVGSGAMIITVGGAARYLDRRVRDNKYWSNLLNCDRKTKFPFLFELQSLLIGLSSVMVLLSTSHRTKNRELLALHQLINWLTAGFSMALPLFSATGLLSRLTSIFLGFAPAFLLLSIGYEAVFYGALALALMAWILFENALLHYSKTSASQTSIRGVEDNFQLENENRSLQLSDMRIPLVFVVLFNVAFFGTGNFASIASFEISSVYRFITIFSPFLMAALLIFKLLIPFLLVICAFSAITKLVRVPRVGCYFLVILCSDVMTIHFFYLVRNKGSWMEIGNSISHFGIVSAQVVFVLLLFALTNIYTKDIQTRSGKQFSRKDI from the exons ATGGTGGGAGATTTAAGTAGCAGCAATAACGAAGTTCAAGGCAGAAAAGCAACATCATCAACAGGTAGAGAGAGAAGGAGAAAATGGCTTAAAAGAAGAGAGAGATGGATCGTAATTCTTGGCGTAATACTCCACGCTATATACATGCTCAGCATTTTCGATATTTACTTCAAGACTCCTATTGTTCATGGCATGGATCTTGTTACCCCTTCTTTTTCAGCCCCTGCAAAGCGTCTTGTGCTTTTAGTTG CTGATGGGCTGCGGGCGGATAAGTTTTATGAGCCGGATAATGAAGGGAAGTATAGGGCGCCGTTTTTGAGGAACGTGATTAAGCATCGAGGCCGGTGGGGAGTTTCTCATGCTCGTCCTCCGACTGAGTCGAGGCCTGGCCATGTTTCTATTATTGCCGGTTTTTATGAGGATCCCAGCGCTGTTACGAAAG GATGGAAAGCAAATCCTGTTGAATTTGATTCTGTATTTAATCGAAGTCAGCACACGATTTCTTATGGTAGTCCTGATATTGTTCCGATATTCTGTGGAGCATTGTCACATAGTACCTGGAATACATATCCCCATGAATTTGaagattttgcaactg ATGCGTCTTTTTTGGATGAGTGGTCATTTGATCAATTCCAGAGCCTCGTAAACAGGTCTAATGAGGACCCAAAGTTGAAGGAGCTACTTAGACAAGATAATGTTGTTATATTTCTGCACTTGCTTGGTTGTGATTCAAATGGTCATGCACATCGCCCCTTTTCACCCATTTATCTCAACAACGTTAAGGTTGTTGACCATATCGCTGAAAGAGTTTATGATCTTCTTGAAGATTATTTCAAGGACAATCGAACAGCTTATATATTTACAGCTGATCATGGAATGAGTGACAAAG GAAGTCACGGAGATGGACATCGTTCTAACACTGATACTCCTCTTGTTGCTTGGGGAGCAGGTGTGAAACATCCCATGCCGACATTCGGCCATGATCATAATGATTATGGTACTTTTGTCGATGACCATGTGCATGATATGCCAACACCTAAAGAGTGGGGCCTAGGCAACATAGAAAGAGTGGATGTTAATCAAGCTGATATTGCACCACTAATG TCAGCTCTTCTTGGTTTACCCTGTCCAGCCAATTCAGTAGGAAGTTTGCCACTTGGTTACATCAATTTAAATAAG GCAGAAGAAGTTGAAGCTGTGCTAGCCAATGCAAAACAAATTCTTAACCAATTCCTTCGCAAATCTC AACTAAAGCAGGAAAGTTCATTAAGTTTCAAGCCTTTCAAACCACTGGCTCACTATTCGTTAGATTTGGAACAAATCAATTCTGGAATATCTGATGGAGACTATGAATCAGCAATGAAGCTAGCTGTAAACCTTAGAAGGTTGGCACTGGAGGGACTTGACTATTTTCAAACGTATGATTGGTTGATGCTGATGACTGTGGTCACTCTTGGCTACATTGGTTGGATGTTTTATCTTATCCTTCATGTATTGCAATCTTATACTACTTTGCCTGGATATATACTTAAAATGGAGCAAGCAGTTTCCCGCAGAAACAGTAGTTTAAAG GCAAACTTATGCGGAAGTTTTTTCATGGCAATAGTTGTTATCATACTATTTCTGGAACACTCTCCTCCTCTTTACCATGCATATTCTGCAATGACAGTATTTCTCTGGACACAAATATTTAGTGAATATCAGTTTCTAAATGCTTTATGGAGGTATTTACGCGGTAGAGAGCATTACCATACTATCAAACTCGTAGCAACCTGTTTGGTATCAGTTTTTATACTTGAAGTATTG GTAAAAAGCTTTACAGAGAGGAAGCTTTACACCTGGTGTTTTTTGATTGTTGGCCTAATTGCTCCAGTTTATCTTTCTAGATTGATTGCACGGAAATCTGGAACACTACTATTTATGTGGCTGTCATGTTGGTTTTTATCCGTTTTTACTTTAATGCCCGCAGAAATACCTGACAACACCCTACTAGT AGTTGGTAGTGGAGCTATGATAATTACAGTAGGAGGAGCTGCAAGGTACCTGGATCGGCGTGTTAGAGATAATAAGTACTGGTCCAATCTCCTTAATTGTGACAGAAAAACTAAATTCCCCTTTCTCTTTGAGTTGCAG TCTCTTTTGATAGGTTTGTCATCAGTAATGGTGTTGTTATCAACTTCTCATAGAACAAAAAACCGGGAACTGCTTGCTTTGCATCAACTGATAAACTGGTTAACAGCTG GTTTCTCAATGGCTCTTCCACTATTTTCGGCAACTGGTCTCTTGTCAAGACTTACTTCCATATTTCTTGGCTTTGCACCTGCTTTTCTTCTCCTCTCAATTGG ATATGAAGCAGTGTTCTATGGTGCTCTTGCTCTTGCACTTATGGCATGGATACTTTTTGAAAATGCACTTCTACATTATAGTAAAACAAGTGCATCTCAAACTTCAATCAGAGGCGTGGAAGATAATTTTCAgttagaaaatgaaaatagaagtcTGCAGCTGTCTGATATGAGAATACCATTAGTCTTT GTTGTCTTGTTTAATGTGGCATTCTTTGGAACCGGTAACTTCGCAAGTATTGCGAGTTTTGAGATTTCGTCTGTGTATCGGTTCATCACAATTTTCAGT CCTTTTCTTATGGCAGCCCTGCTTATCTTCAAATTGCTAATCCCATTCCTGCTTGTTAT ATGTGCATTCAGTGCAATTACCAAATTAGTACGAGTTCCACGCGTAGGATGCTACTTTCTTGTTATTTTGTGTTCAGATGTAATGACAATCCACTTCTTCTATCTC GTTCGAAATAAGGGGAGCTGGATGGAGATTGGTAATAGCATTAGCCATTTCGGAATTGTGAGTGCTCAGGTTGTGTTTGTCTTGCTGCTTTTTGCTCTGACAAATATATATACGAAGGACATACAAACTCGATCAGGAAAGCAATTTTCTCGGAAAGATATATGA